One Nitrosopumilus piranensis genomic region harbors:
- a CDS encoding 4Fe-4S dicluster domain-containing protein, with product MSLLLKDRVWSMEAPTAKRGVYPLHGFKLGLYRLPINLEDPNEIKSVHDGLKKAFEMDKYADRVFATYRWTEKNMDDPDAKGYEEVELSVTVEIVTGEVVDIIYQIFPIEKFGDPNWVKDYRKKADHFAKMVIDTILRNTILADKMISYFVKTEKISEVAAIQKLEDLTPLAKIVLGAKPKPVEATEEEVEDDDGDIEIPDGAKPGPIDVEFKQKMKTSAPYEAPEHTIKTWGRKGSSNAILGVWGEFVSVDYDICVADGGCIEACPVGVYEWFDTPGNPASEKKPLMSKEPDCIFCLACEGVCPPQAIKIFEQK from the coding sequence ATGTCATTACTCCTCAAAGATCGAGTTTGGTCTATGGAAGCACCTACTGCAAAACGTGGTGTATATCCTTTGCATGGATTCAAACTGGGACTATACAGATTACCCATTAATTTAGAGGATCCTAATGAGATTAAATCCGTTCATGATGGTCTCAAAAAAGCATTTGAGATGGACAAGTATGCCGATAGAGTTTTTGCAACATATCGTTGGACTGAAAAAAACATGGATGATCCTGATGCAAAAGGATACGAAGAAGTAGAGTTATCTGTAACAGTTGAAATTGTTACTGGCGAAGTAGTTGATATTATTTATCAGATTTTCCCAATTGAAAAATTTGGAGATCCTAACTGGGTCAAAGATTACAGAAAGAAGGCAGACCATTTTGCAAAAATGGTAATTGATACTATTCTAAGAAACACAATCTTGGCAGACAAGATGATTTCTTATTTTGTAAAGACAGAAAAAATATCTGAAGTTGCAGCAATTCAAAAACTCGAAGACCTTACTCCACTAGCAAAGATTGTCCTTGGTGCAAAACCAAAACCAGTTGAAGCTACTGAAGAAGAAGTAGAAGATGATGATGGTGATATAGAAATTCCAGATGGTGCAAAACCTGGACCAATTGATGTTGAATTCAAACAAAAGATGAAAACATCTGCTCCTTATGAGGCACCTGAACATACTATCAAGACTTGGGGCAGAAAGGGCTCAAGCAATGCAATCTTGGGCGTTTGGGGAGAGTTTGTGTCAGTTGACTATGATATCTGTGTTGCAGATGGTGGATGTATCGAAGCATGCCCAGTAGGTGTGTATGAGTGGTTTGACACTCCAGGAAATCCTGCATCTGAAAAGAAACCACTAATGTCAAAAGAACCTGATTGTATCTTTTGTCTTGCATGTGAGGGAGTTTGTCCACCCCAGGCAATCAAGATCTTCGAACAGAAATAA
- a CDS encoding cation:proton antiporter: MQDIPLQLNPSGIQSSFNNTVTTLIEQITPELPHTSFVTDLAFIMIIGAVVTLAFFKIKQPLIIGYLFAGMLIGPLSPFWSWVLPEGGPSSDVLEGVGILSDISALNLFAEIGVILLLFVIGIEFPYAKIRSIGRVAVGVGTIGLFSTLGALFYTATALGMEFMDALFIAAALSISSTAIIVKILEDMGKIKRESSILVLGILIVEDVIAVILISSLQSIALVGSVSIESIIVVVLVATGLIVGTFTVGTRVIPPLIDRVAAAEHREILLLSVLGVCFGYALFANIVGLSVAIGAFLAGVLVAESKSAEVAKLLSSPIKDMFVAIFFISVGALMDVSQIENYIWVAIALIAVATGMKFGGNMIGNILFRQRRGKSLRSAFTLAAPRGEFSIVIVKAGVDIGAVSAFLFPLVGIISIITAFLSPFLVKAGDKIVPKLEKDNV, encoded by the coding sequence ATGCAAGATATTCCACTACAGCTAAATCCTAGTGGAATTCAAAGCTCATTTAACAATACTGTTACTACTCTAATTGAACAGATTACCCCTGAGCTACCCCACACTTCATTTGTTACAGACTTGGCATTTATCATGATTATTGGGGCAGTTGTAACTCTTGCATTTTTTAAAATCAAACAGCCACTAATTATTGGATATCTTTTTGCAGGAATGCTGATTGGACCCCTGTCTCCATTTTGGTCTTGGGTGTTGCCAGAAGGTGGACCATCTTCAGATGTTTTAGAAGGCGTAGGAATACTGTCTGATATTTCTGCGTTGAATCTTTTTGCTGAGATTGGCGTGATTTTGCTTCTATTTGTAATTGGAATTGAATTCCCATATGCAAAAATTAGAAGCATAGGGCGTGTTGCAGTTGGAGTTGGTACAATTGGATTGTTCTCAACTTTAGGTGCTTTGTTTTACACAGCTACTGCTCTTGGTATGGAATTTATGGATGCATTGTTCATCGCAGCTGCCTTATCAATATCCAGTACTGCGATTATTGTAAAAATTTTAGAAGATATGGGGAAGATCAAAAGAGAATCTTCTATACTTGTTTTAGGAATATTGATTGTAGAAGACGTCATTGCAGTTATCTTGATTTCATCACTGCAGTCAATTGCACTAGTTGGTAGTGTGTCCATTGAATCCATAATTGTAGTTGTTCTAGTTGCAACTGGATTAATTGTTGGAACATTTACTGTTGGAACTCGCGTAATTCCTCCACTAATTGATAGAGTTGCAGCAGCAGAGCATCGTGAAATTCTGCTGCTTAGTGTTCTTGGTGTCTGCTTTGGTTATGCCCTATTTGCAAATATTGTGGGTCTCTCAGTTGCAATTGGTGCCTTTTTGGCAGGTGTATTGGTAGCTGAATCAAAATCTGCTGAAGTTGCAAAACTTCTTTCTAGTCCAATTAAAGACATGTTTGTTGCAATCTTCTTTATCTCAGTTGGTGCATTGATGGATGTCTCTCAAATTGAAAATTACATTTGGGTAGCTATTGCTTTGATTGCAGTTGCAACAGGTATGAAGTTTGGAGGAAATATGATTGGAAACATTCTGTTTAGGCAACGACGTGGAAAATCACTACGTTCTGCATTTACTTTGGCTGCCCCTAGAGGAGAATTTTCAATTGTAATCGTAAAGGCTGGCGTAGATATTGGTGCAGTTAGTGCTTTCTTGTTCCCTCTTGTTGGTATTATCTCAATTATCACTGCATTTCTTTCACCCTTCTTGGTAAAAGCCGGAGATAAAATAGTCCCCAAATTAGAAAAAGACAATGTCTGA
- a CDS encoding chemotaxis protein, with the protein MAAKTTKKKTPSKTKKTVKREPSPSVLLKKVATVSDTNKALQKEIKAMSKIFGENQKVLVSMKGMIDSLTTALEHIQKQSKQINIIEDDTQKLYAGLNQVRTQSNLVNKINNQTAKLQEEINRITELQKSTKTQEITQQVEESMNSIRNNSQMIIKIAQRIDEVRDDLRKVSGKTDSFLEVGAEIDKLKNNIEEISGKTQKLETGAQIIESLKQELSKITEGVSDNSNLNSELDAIKVTIDAISAKASKIDSLGGVIEGLKQQFETVSAKASSADNVSLESIKELTGKIDKIETEIGTLSHRADSTAFVGEGLKSVQEDLSDFKQNVFDKTNSIEQKISSASEMLKRQDASTIEFHKKTEKLFEEMQSVRNVTSKASDDSSKEMMALLKLSEYQSNIRMNAESKYGDVKDLEKMAAQTADIVNLFDRISIESGEKIPLPHEVRQWAVSKILDCADKWEIRFSDVYSILTNAIGRDLLKEAVRVQQIRDIYGIRAVDEIRKDLNIS; encoded by the coding sequence ATGGCTGCAAAAACTACAAAGAAAAAGACCCCAAGCAAGACAAAAAAAACTGTAAAAAGAGAACCAAGTCCATCTGTTTTACTAAAAAAAGTAGCAACAGTCTCAGACACCAACAAAGCATTACAAAAAGAGATCAAAGCAATGTCAAAAATTTTTGGTGAAAACCAAAAAGTTCTAGTGTCCATGAAAGGAATGATTGATTCTCTAACGACAGCACTAGAACATATCCAGAAACAATCAAAGCAGATCAACATTATTGAAGATGACACACAAAAGCTATATGCAGGATTGAATCAAGTTAGGACACAATCTAATCTGGTAAACAAAATTAACAATCAAACTGCAAAATTGCAAGAAGAGATTAACAGAATTACAGAATTACAAAAATCAACAAAAACTCAAGAAATTACTCAGCAAGTAGAAGAGAGTATGAACTCCATTAGAAATAACTCTCAAATGATAATCAAGATTGCACAAAGAATCGACGAGGTAAGAGATGATCTTAGAAAAGTATCAGGAAAGACTGATTCATTTTTAGAAGTTGGTGCAGAAATTGATAAACTAAAAAACAACATTGAAGAGATTTCAGGAAAAACACAAAAGCTTGAAACAGGCGCTCAAATTATTGAAAGTCTAAAACAAGAGCTCTCAAAAATTACTGAAGGAGTATCAGATAATTCAAACCTAAATTCAGAACTAGATGCAATCAAAGTAACAATTGATGCAATTTCAGCAAAGGCATCAAAGATTGACTCTCTAGGCGGAGTTATCGAAGGTCTAAAGCAACAATTTGAAACAGTTTCTGCCAAGGCCAGCTCAGCAGACAATGTAAGTCTAGAATCAATTAAAGAGTTAACAGGCAAGATTGACAAGATTGAGACAGAGATTGGAACCCTGTCCCATAGAGCAGACTCTACTGCATTTGTAGGTGAAGGCCTCAAATCAGTACAAGAGGATCTCTCAGATTTCAAGCAAAACGTCTTTGATAAGACAAACAGCATTGAGCAAAAAATCTCATCTGCATCAGAGATGCTAAAAAGACAAGATGCATCTACTATAGAATTTCACAAAAAGACTGAAAAATTGTTTGAAGAGATGCAATCAGTTAGAAATGTTACAAGTAAGGCCTCAGATGATTCCTCAAAGGAGATGATGGCATTGTTGAAGCTATCAGAGTATCAATCAAATATCAGAATGAATGCAGAATCAAAGTATGGGGATGTAAAGGATCTTGAAAAGATGGCAGCCCAAACTGCAGACATTGTAAATCTGTTTGACAGAATTTCAATAGAGTCAGGTGAAAAGATTCCCCTACCACATGAAGTCAGACAATGGGCAGTAAGTAAAATCCTAGATTGTGCAGATAAGTGGGAGATTCGATTCAGTGACGTTTATTCAATTTTGACAAATGCCATTGGACGTGACTTGTTAAAAGAAGCAGTTAGAGTTCAACAGATTAGAGATATTTACGGAATCAGAGCAGTTGATGAGATTAGAAAGGATCTAAATATTTCTTAG
- a CDS encoding DNA repair helicase, which produces MGLREIELKEEYRSDLDDIVAEFFFPCLAQCIEYDRCVDFLSIQTLATIAMAFENFSEGKAKMRMVTGHRFRTEDLNLFTKLFSEKYTKSFEGILIKDTKIQKLQDIVNKGQIELKIAIPNSEQVAESFSERIGIFRDENDDAVAFTGTSRESFSTQTRDFESVDVFTSWNDKSRVERKQKDFEELWENKTKYLEVYDFMYAQERNLLKYSSEWLFRD; this is translated from the coding sequence TTGGGATTACGAGAAATTGAGCTAAAAGAGGAATATCGTTCGGACTTGGATGATATCGTAGCAGAATTTTTCTTTCCATGTCTTGCTCAATGTATAGAATATGACAGATGCGTAGATTTTCTCTCAATTCAGACGCTGGCTACAATTGCTATGGCATTTGAGAATTTTTCAGAGGGCAAAGCCAAGATGAGAATGGTAACAGGTCATAGATTTAGAACAGAGGATCTTAATCTATTTACGAAATTATTTTCTGAAAAGTATACAAAATCATTTGAAGGAATCCTAATCAAAGATACCAAAATCCAAAAATTGCAAGACATAGTCAACAAGGGTCAAATTGAATTAAAGATTGCAATTCCAAATTCAGAACAAGTTGCTGAATCTTTTTCAGAAAGAATTGGTATTTTTAGAGATGAAAACGATGATGCAGTTGCATTTACTGGAACTTCAAGAGAGTCATTTTCCACTCAAACAAGAGACTTTGAATCAGTTGATGTATTTACATCATGGAATGACAAGTCTAGAGTGGAAAGAAAACAAAAGGACTTTGAAGAGTTGTGGGAAAACAAGACAAAGTACTTGGAGGTTTATGATTTCATGTATGCCCAAGAGAGAAATCTCTTAAAGTATTCATCAGAGTGGCTCTTCAGAGATTAA
- the endA gene encoding tRNA-intron lyase, whose amino-acid sequence MEDTPLVKGILVSDQACISDGDMVHELELKGYGEIEKEKLFLKQFETLYLLYTSKLILKKGKKQIDFDSFMNICQKTDSEILTKFLIYRDLRNRGYVVKDGFGFGSDFRVYERGHFGEKGAKFLIFGLNEGQQEKMGHLQKKIQEITQMGKEPIIAVIERRGEVIYYKINKMNFHENKARLEESFNL is encoded by the coding sequence ATGGAAGATACTCCTTTAGTCAAAGGCATTTTGGTTTCAGATCAAGCCTGCATCTCTGATGGAGATATGGTTCATGAACTTGAACTAAAAGGGTATGGGGAAATTGAAAAAGAGAAATTATTTCTAAAACAATTTGAGACACTATACCTGTTATACACAAGCAAACTGATTCTAAAGAAAGGAAAAAAACAAATCGATTTTGATTCTTTTATGAATATCTGTCAAAAGACTGACTCTGAAATTCTTACAAAGTTTTTGATTTATCGGGATCTCCGGAACAGAGGTTATGTTGTAAAGGATGGGTTTGGATTTGGCTCTGATTTTAGAGTCTATGAGAGAGGACACTTTGGTGAAAAGGGGGCAAAATTTTTGATATTTGGACTAAATGAAGGACAACAAGAGAAGATGGGACATCTCCAAAAAAAGATTCAAGAAATAACACAAATGGGAAAAGAGCCAATAATTGCAGTAATTGAGAGACGTGGCGAAGTAATCTATTACAAAATCAATAAAATGAATTTCCATGAAAACAAGGCAAGACTAGAAGAATCATTTAATCTCTGA
- a CDS encoding NOB1 family endonuclease, with protein MDFRILDASAFYAGVPFRSSSDCYTTPLVYDEIKHIKKNHDALGTLLETNRLKIREPDEASTKAATSAAKNTGDYPQLSKQDLSVIALCIDLNGEIISDDFAISNVAKNLGLKISPIMTQGIRDVGKWVHYCPGCKTNHTTGKECPMCATPLKRKLLKE; from the coding sequence TTGGATTTTAGAATTTTAGATGCTAGTGCATTTTATGCAGGTGTTCCATTTAGATCATCTAGTGATTGTTATACTACACCACTAGTTTATGATGAGATAAAACACATAAAGAAAAATCATGATGCCTTGGGGACATTACTTGAAACAAACAGACTAAAAATAAGAGAGCCTGACGAAGCATCTACAAAAGCTGCTACCAGTGCTGCAAAAAATACAGGAGATTATCCACAACTATCAAAACAAGACTTGTCAGTCATTGCATTATGTATTGATTTGAATGGCGAGATAATCAGCGATGACTTTGCCATATCTAATGTTGCAAAAAATTTAGGGTTGAAAATATCACCTATCATGACTCAGGGAATTAGAGATGTTGGAAAGTGGGTACACTACTGCCCTGGATGCAAAACTAATCACACTACAGGAAAAGAATGTCCAATGTGTGCAACCCCACTAAAAAGAAAACTACTCAAAGAATAG
- a CDS encoding cellulose synthase family protein translates to MAFNPFTQLVFDLFIISAIIITAYTCNFYYLAFLSRKRKDLLQTAELGTPSITIQLPIYNEKYVAKRLVDSVCNLDYPQDKMRIMVLDDSDDDTVELLADTVDDYKKKGFQIEHVRRGTRDGYKAGALKHAMKSTDTELVAIFDADFIPPTWFLKRAIPHFSNSKIGLVQCRWGHVNENYSAITQAQALSLDFHFLIEQKAKSNSHLFMNFNGTAGIWKRDCIEDAGGWHTATLVEDLDLSYRAQMKGWKCVFLPDIVVDAELPVQMNAAKRQQFRWAKGSIQCAIKLLTDIAIKRKVAIEAKIQAFIQLTRHVVYPLMLIQFLALPILLAGQVNLYVISFLPAITIATYLAMGPGAYIMIIQSMYHKSWKSKAKILPTLLVYNAGMSVNNTVAVFDAVLGKKNEFLRTPKYGVLKTKDDWKSNAYNLPFSQVTLLEIFFGIYGMLGIFVSIFSNNPIFVPIIALQTIGFFYIAYLSLSHTRFKRNKSSVSRVMTKKEKMANRVYKLSMVGIVGIIVFGGFMAIYGYSVDIYPLDRIRGNLDGIIGSSDPAAIRTHLVAIQADMDTIMANDLIPEKTNADGELISKNPVWLFSTESTNFVRIQDNLDTMLASVDKISTVPKDSSAYHTGMMDVSDRALLIKTNIMDATPYMYVSVANMVFATVWIAALLGIFAALKRKKEQLKQVDESGI, encoded by the coding sequence ATGGCATTCAACCCTTTCACGCAATTGGTTTTTGATCTATTTATCATATCTGCTATTATTATTACTGCATACACTTGCAATTTTTACTATCTGGCGTTTCTCTCAAGAAAGAGAAAGGATTTACTGCAGACTGCCGAGTTGGGTACCCCTTCAATTACAATACAATTGCCAATATACAATGAAAAATATGTTGCAAAAAGACTAGTTGACTCTGTATGTAATCTGGATTATCCTCAAGACAAAATGAGGATAATGGTATTAGATGATTCAGATGATGATACTGTGGAACTTTTAGCAGACACTGTTGATGACTACAAAAAGAAAGGATTTCAAATTGAACACGTAAGACGTGGAACCCGAGACGGATACAAGGCAGGTGCACTAAAGCATGCAATGAAGTCAACTGACACTGAACTTGTAGCAATCTTTGATGCTGACTTTATTCCACCAACATGGTTTCTAAAACGTGCCATTCCTCACTTTTCAAACTCAAAAATTGGGCTAGTCCAATGTAGATGGGGCCATGTCAATGAAAATTATTCTGCAATAACTCAAGCACAAGCCCTGAGTCTTGACTTTCATTTTCTAATTGAACAAAAGGCAAAAAGCAACTCTCATCTTTTCATGAACTTTAATGGTACTGCTGGAATCTGGAAACGTGATTGTATAGAAGATGCTGGAGGATGGCATACTGCTACATTGGTTGAAGACCTTGATCTTAGTTATCGTGCCCAAATGAAGGGATGGAAATGTGTCTTTCTGCCAGACATTGTAGTTGATGCAGAGTTGCCAGTTCAAATGAATGCTGCAAAAAGGCAGCAATTCCGTTGGGCAAAGGGCTCAATACAGTGTGCAATAAAATTACTTACTGACATTGCAATAAAACGTAAAGTTGCAATTGAAGCCAAGATTCAGGCATTCATCCAACTTACTCGTCATGTTGTTTATCCACTAATGTTGATTCAGTTTTTGGCACTGCCTATTTTGTTAGCAGGACAAGTTAATCTCTATGTGATTAGCTTTCTTCCTGCAATAACAATTGCAACATATCTTGCAATGGGTCCTGGTGCATACATTATGATTATACAAAGCATGTATCACAAGTCGTGGAAATCAAAGGCAAAGATACTTCCTACATTGCTAGTCTATAATGCTGGAATGTCTGTGAACAATACTGTTGCAGTATTTGATGCAGTACTTGGCAAAAAGAACGAATTTCTTAGAACTCCAAAATATGGCGTCCTTAAGACAAAAGATGATTGGAAAAGCAACGCATACAACTTGCCTTTCTCACAAGTGACTCTTCTTGAGATCTTCTTTGGAATTTATGGTATGTTGGGCATCTTTGTTTCAATATTTTCAAACAACCCTATCTTTGTTCCAATTATTGCCCTGCAAACAATTGGATTCTTCTATATTGCTTACCTGAGCCTGTCACACACTCGATTTAAAAGAAATAAATCAAGTGTTTCCCGTGTAATGACCAAGAAAGAGAAGATGGCAAATAGAGTTTACAAACTTTCCATGGTTGGAATTGTTGGAATAATTGTTTTTGGTGGATTCATGGCAATCTACGGGTATAGTGTTGACATTTATCCACTTGATAGAATAAGGGGCAACCTTGATGGAATTATTGGTTCATCTGATCCTGCTGCAATTCGCACTCATTTGGTGGCAATTCAGGCAGACATGGATACTATTATGGCAAATGATCTAATCCCTGAAAAAACTAATGCTGATGGTGAACTAATATCTAAAAACCCTGTTTGGCTATTTTCAACTGAATCTACAAACTTTGTTAGAATTCAAGATAATCTTGACACAATGCTTGCAAGCGTTGATAAAATATCTACAGTTCCAAAGGATAGTTCTGCATATCATACTGGAATGATGGATGTAAGTGATAGAGCTCTTCTTATCAAAACTAACATCATGGATGCAACCCCATACATGTATGTCAGTGTTGCAAATATGGTATTTGCAACAGTCTGGATTGCTGCACTGTTAGGAATCTTTGCAGCACTAAAAAGAAAGAAAGAGCAACTCAAACAAGTAGACGAATCTGGAATCTAA
- a CDS encoding 50S ribosomal protein L16, whose translation MHGANYREGNGQVFTRKKYIKGKPQIKIAKFQGGKRGTYQYCVQLCINEKMQLRHMAIESTRLAANKTLEKTTGESGYYSRLRIYPHNMLRENKQIATAGADRISEGMRRAWGKATSLGARVKEGQCIMELYVNGDAHLTAAKKALKSACVKLPGTPTIKVLDWNKPSP comes from the coding sequence ATGCATGGTGCCAATTATAGAGAAGGAAATGGTCAGGTCTTTACCAGAAAAAAGTACATCAAAGGTAAACCACAAATCAAAATTGCAAAATTTCAAGGTGGAAAAAGAGGTACATACCAATACTGTGTACAATTATGCATCAATGAGAAGATGCAGTTAAGACACATGGCAATAGAGTCAACAAGGCTAGCAGCAAACAAGACACTAGAAAAAACAACTGGAGAATCAGGATACTATTCCAGACTCAGAATTTACCCACATAACATGCTAAGAGAGAATAAACAGATTGCAACTGCAGGTGCAGATAGAATTTCAGAAGGAATGAGAAGAGCATGGGGAAAAGCCACCAGCTTAGGTGCAAGAGTAAAAGAAGGTCAATGTATCATGGAGCTTTATGTCAATGGCGATGCGCATCTGACAGCAGCAAAAAAGGCACTCAAAAGCGCATGTGTGAAACTACCAGGAACACCAACAATCAAAGTTTTAGATTGGAATAAACCATCACCATAG
- a CDS encoding NAD(+)/NADH kinase → MKLQNVAVVSKVGNKDSEKAAINVTRKLLAKKSKVYTISPIQVQGAKTIESLEELKKIKLDLVITLGGDGTTLRVFRNLENETPILTINVGGNRGILAEITIDEIDNALNQIQKDKFFLDKRTRVTASCGGKEFPPALNEIYISRTNLTKTAEIEIKFQNDTVKQKMDGVIVATPSGSTGHSFSLGGPILHESLDVLIITPVAPVYRLESIVVPDEKIEIISSHDCNIVMDAQVVKSAGFEETITIKKYKKPAVFVRLKKRGLRQMSKLGF, encoded by the coding sequence TTGAAACTACAAAACGTTGCAGTGGTAAGTAAAGTAGGGAACAAGGATTCTGAGAAAGCTGCAATAAATGTTACAAGAAAATTATTGGCAAAAAAATCCAAAGTATACACAATTTCACCTATTCAAGTTCAAGGTGCAAAAACAATCGAGTCCCTTGAGGAATTAAAAAAGATCAAACTTGATCTAGTCATAACACTTGGGGGGGATGGAACGACATTACGTGTTTTTAGAAACCTGGAAAATGAGACACCAATTTTGACAATCAATGTAGGGGGAAACAGAGGGATTCTAGCTGAGATTACAATAGACGAGATAGATAATGCACTAAACCAAATTCAAAAAGACAAATTTTTCTTAGATAAAAGAACTAGAGTTACTGCATCTTGCGGAGGAAAAGAGTTTCCACCTGCACTCAATGAAATATACATCAGTAGAACAAATCTGACAAAAACTGCCGAAATTGAAATAAAATTCCAAAATGATACTGTAAAACAAAAGATGGATGGAGTAATTGTTGCAACTCCAAGCGGTTCTACTGGACACTCTTTTTCATTGGGAGGACCAATTTTGCATGAGAGTTTAGATGTTTTGATAATTACTCCAGTGGCACCAGTGTATAGATTGGAATCAATTGTTGTACCAGACGAAAAGATTGAGATCATTAGCTCTCATGATTGCAACATTGTAATGGATGCACAAGTAGTCAAATCTGCAGGGTTTGAAGAGACAATAACTATCAAGAAATACAAAAAGCCCGCAGTATTTGTTAGATTGAAAAAACGTGGATTAAGACAAATGAGTAAGCTTGGATTTTAG
- a CDS encoding OsmC family protein: MKTKQIQKELVNGVDVPKLTQIIDELTQNPNLAQFHFCAKNNWVNGGENQTTVNEFYGGSVKHVRSKPFVFTKDEPTVLLGHDQGANPVEYALTALAGCVTTTLVYYASAMNVKINKVESILEGDIDLRGLLNIDENIKAGYKSIDIKFKIDSDASPETLHKLMEIAKKHSPVANTITNATPINVSLA, encoded by the coding sequence ATGAAAACCAAACAAATTCAAAAAGAGTTAGTCAATGGTGTTGATGTTCCAAAATTGACACAAATCATTGATGAATTAACTCAAAACCCTAACTTGGCTCAATTCCATTTTTGTGCAAAGAATAACTGGGTCAATGGAGGTGAAAACCAAACAACTGTAAACGAGTTTTACGGTGGCAGTGTAAAACATGTTAGAAGCAAACCTTTTGTCTTTACAAAAGACGAGCCAACCGTTTTGCTTGGACATGACCAAGGTGCAAATCCGGTAGAATATGCATTAACTGCGCTTGCAGGGTGTGTCACTACCACATTGGTATATTATGCATCCGCGATGAATGTCAAAATCAACAAAGTAGAGTCTATTTTGGAAGGAGATATTGACTTGAGAGGCCTGCTAAACATTGATGAGAACATCAAAGCAGGTTACAAGAGCATTGATATCAAGTTCAAGATTGATTCAGATGCATCTCCCGAGACATTACATAAACTCATGGAGATTGCAAAAAAACACTCCCCAGTAGCAAATACCATAACAAATGCTACTCCAATCAATGTAAGCTTGGCGTAA
- a CDS encoding sulfurtransferase yields MSYAHPEVLVDTEWVSQNPPNENRKLVEVDYDPVNGYQKGHINGASLIWWKRDINDPVTRDIISKKKFEELMAKNGITENTEVILYGDFNNWFAAFVFWVFKIYGHENLKIMNGGRKKWELENREYTTEEPQFASVAYKAQPPDEGLRAYLFDVSRALGKEDTVMVDVRSPAEFSGEITAPPEYPMEHAQRGGHIPNANNIPWATAVNDADGTFKAVEELRKNYEPKGVTPDKDVICYCRIGERSSHSWFVLKYLLGYPKVRNYDGSWTEWGNMIGNPVEK; encoded by the coding sequence ATGAGTTACGCACATCCAGAAGTTTTAGTTGATACAGAATGGGTTTCACAAAATCCTCCAAATGAAAATAGAAAATTAGTTGAAGTCGATTATGATCCCGTAAATGGATATCAAAAAGGTCACATTAATGGAGCCAGTCTAATCTGGTGGAAACGCGACATTAATGATCCTGTTACAAGAGACATTATCTCCAAAAAGAAATTTGAAGAACTAATGGCAAAAAACGGAATTACTGAAAACACCGAAGTAATTCTTTATGGTGATTTTAACAATTGGTTTGCAGCATTTGTTTTTTGGGTTTTTAAAATCTATGGACATGAAAATCTAAAGATTATGAATGGTGGCAGAAAAAAGTGGGAGCTAGAAAATAGAGAATACACAACTGAAGAACCACAATTTGCATCTGTTGCATACAAGGCACAACCGCCAGATGAGGGACTACGTGCATATCTATTTGATGTAAGTCGTGCACTTGGAAAAGAAGATACAGTCATGGTTGATGTTAGATCTCCTGCAGAATTTTCAGGAGAGATTACTGCACCACCAGAGTATCCAATGGAGCATGCGCAAAGAGGCGGCCACATTCCAAATGCAAATAATATTCCATGGGCAACTGCAGTCAATGATGCTGATGGAACTTTCAAGGCAGTTGAAGAACTAAGAAAAAACTATGAACCAAAGGGAGTTACACCTGACAAAGATGTAATTTGTTATTGTAGAATTGGAGAGCGTTCTTCACATAGCTGGTTTGTTCTAAAATACCTACTTGGTTATCCAAAGGTTCGAAACTATGATGGTTCTTGGACTGAATGGGGAAACATGATAGGAAATCCAGTGGAAAAATAA